The following nucleotide sequence is from Pseudomonas sessilinigenes.
AACCATCGATCGATGAAGCAGGCATAACATGCCGCCATTCCCACATTGATCAGGAGTTGCCCATGACCCAGCTGCGCAAGGTACTCAGCATCCATAGCGGCCAGCCCGCCTCTGACGGTGCCGGGGTGAAACTGACCCGGGTCTTCGGTGGCCAGGGTGTCGAACGCTTCGATCCGTTCCTGATGCTCGACGAATTCGGTTCACAGAACCCGGACGACTACATCGCCGGATTTCCACCTCATCCACATCGTGGTTTCGAGACCGTGACCTACATGCTCGAAGGGCGCATGCGCCACGAGGACCACCTGGGTAATGTCGGCCTGTTGCACAGTGGCGGCGTGCAGTGGATGACCGCAGCCAAAGGCATTATCCACAGTGAGATGCCAGAGCAGGAAGAAGGCGTGATGCGCGGCTTCCAGCTGTGGCTGAACCTGCCGGGCCGGCACAAGCTCGACCCCGCCGCCTACCGGGACATCCAGCCCCAGGACATCCCCCGGCTGACCACCACCGGAGGAGTCGAGGTGGTCGTGATTGCCGGACGCTTCGACGATGGCCAACACCAGCAGGCAGGAGCCGTGGAGCGCCCCCATACCGAGCCACAGTACTTCGACCTGCGATTGCCCGCCGGCGCCTCAGTCAGTCCACGCCTGCCAGCAGGGCATCGGGCGTTGCTGTACGTCTACGAAGGCGCGCTCGAGCTTCCCGGCCATCCACAGAGCGTGGCCAGCGGCAAGCTGGTGCGCCTGTCCGATGACGGTGAGTTGCAATTAAGCAGCTTGCACGGTGCCCGAGTGCTTCTGATCGCCGGCAAGCCCTTGGCTGAACCTGTGGTGCAGTACGGACCTTTCGTGATGAATACCCGGGAGGAAATCGAGCAGGCCCTGCGAGACTTTCGCGACGATCGCCTGACGGACTGAAGCCCAGGGCCAGGGCTCAGGCCGGCGCCAGGGTCTTGCGCAAGCCGAGGAATCGCGCCAGTTCCTGGGCCTTGGCCAGTGCGTCGCTGCGCCCCAGCTCGATCAGTTCGCTGCAATAGGCCGCCTCGAACAGCAGGTAGCTCAACACCCCAGCACCACTGGTTCGAGTCGCCCCCGGCCCCCGCAGGAACAAGCGAAGGGCTGCCGGCAACTCCTGCCGGTGGCGCGCGGCGATCTCATCGATCGGCTGGCTTGGGGCAATCACCAGTACCTCGACCGGGGCAATGCCCAGGCCGTGCTCGGTGGCACCGCCTGGCACCAGGCGGGTGAAATGATTGAGGCGCTCCAGCAGTTCGATATCGCTCTCCAGGCTGTCGATGAAGGTACTGTTGAGCATGTGGCCACCAATCTGCGCCAACGTCGGCTCCTGCCCGGTGTAGCTGCGTGGCGTGGCGTTCTCCGGATCGTTGCCCCGCGGGTTGCCACTGACCCCCACCACCAGCACCCGACTGGCTCCCAGGTGCAACGCCGGGCTGATGGGTGCCGACTGGCGTACCGCACCATCGCCGAAGTACTCCTGGTCGAGCTTCACTGGGGCGAACAACAGTGGGATCGCCGAACTCGCCAGCAGGTGGTCCACGGTCAAGCGGGTCGGCAACCCGATCCGCCGATGTCGCAACCAAGGGTCGATCACCCCTCCCCCTTGATAGAAGGTCACGGCCTGGCCGGACTCGTAACCGAAGGCGGTGACCGCCACTGCATGCAACTGCCCCTGGGAAATGGCATCGCCGATCCCCGAAAGGTGCATGTGCTGGTTGAGTAAATCCCGCAGGGGCGAACTGTTGATCAGCGCCACCGGCACCTGGGCGCCCAATCCCAACAGGCTGTGGCCGACGAACCGGCTGGCCTGGCGAATCACCCCCGGCCAGTCGCTGCGCATCACCTGGTCACTGCGAAAGCTGCGCCAGAACTCTGTGAGGCGCTTGATCGCCGCCGAGAAATCAGTGGCGCCACTGGCCAGGCTGACGGCGTTGATGGCCCCGGCGGAGGTGCCAACGATCACTGGAAAGGGGTTGCGTGCCCCCGGCCCAAGCAGTTCGGCAATCGCCGACAAGACCCCGACCTGATAAGCCGCCCGGGCTCCACCGCCGGAAAGAATCAAACCGGTGACAGGTTCTGCCGCACTCATCAACTCATTCCCTCCATGGCGCCCGGGGGCCGTTCTGTCATTGCCTGGGGATCACCCGCGCTTCTTGTAGAGGCGCGGCTCACCCGGCGGCCGGCTCTTGAAGCGTCGATGTGCCCAGAGATATTGCTCGGGACAAGCACGCAACGCACCCTCGACCCACTGGTTGATCCGCAGGCAATCCTCTTCTTCGGTGGCGCCGGGAAAGTCTTCCAGCGGAGCATGAATCACCAGGCGATACCCGCGGCCATCGGCCAGACGCTCCTGGGTGAAAGGCACCACCTGCGCCTTGCCC
It contains:
- a CDS encoding pirin family protein, which codes for MTQLRKVLSIHSGQPASDGAGVKLTRVFGGQGVERFDPFLMLDEFGSQNPDDYIAGFPPHPHRGFETVTYMLEGRMRHEDHLGNVGLLHSGGVQWMTAAKGIIHSEMPEQEEGVMRGFQLWLNLPGRHKLDPAAYRDIQPQDIPRLTTTGGVEVVVIAGRFDDGQHQQAGAVERPHTEPQYFDLRLPAGASVSPRLPAGHRALLYVYEGALELPGHPQSVASGKLVRLSDDGELQLSSLHGARVLLIAGKPLAEPVVQYGPFVMNTREEIEQALRDFRDDRLTD
- a CDS encoding patatin-like phospholipase family protein — its product is MSAAEPVTGLILSGGGARAAYQVGVLSAIAELLGPGARNPFPVIVGTSAGAINAVSLASGATDFSAAIKRLTEFWRSFRSDQVMRSDWPGVIRQASRFVGHSLLGLGAQVPVALINSSPLRDLLNQHMHLSGIGDAISQGQLHAVAVTAFGYESGQAVTFYQGGGVIDPWLRHRRIGLPTRLTVDHLLASSAIPLLFAPVKLDQEYFGDGAVRQSAPISPALHLGASRVLVVGVSGNPRGNDPENATPRSYTGQEPTLAQIGGHMLNSTFIDSLESDIELLERLNHFTRLVPGGATEHGLGIAPVEVLVIAPSQPIDEIAARHRQELPAALRLFLRGPGATRTSGAGVLSYLLFEAAYCSELIELGRSDALAKAQELARFLGLRKTLAPA